In the Bacillus sp. FJAT-42376 genome, GCATTAAGAGATTATTTAGAAAATAGTTTGCTTCTAGCGGCAATAGTGGTATGATTGACTATGGAATGGAATAACGGGTGTGCAAGTTTGGTGGAGGTGTATGTTTGTGTCTGAATCCAGCGCAACGACTGAAATTATGATCCGCTTACCGCAGACATTAGTGTCAGAATTGGACAGTCTTGTCAAACAAGAGAACGGAAATCGAAGCGAGCTTATTTATCAGGCGACAAAAATGTATCTTCGTGAACGCAAAAAACGCCAAATCCGTGAATCCATGAGACGCGGATACATGGAGATGGCCAAGATTAACCTCAATATTGCTTCCGAAGCTTTCATGGCAGAATCAGAGGCTGATCATACCGTAGACCGCTTAGTAAGCGGAGGTTGATCCGTTGATTGTTAAACGCGGCGACGTTTATTTTGCTGATTTATCTCCTGTGGTTGGTTCAGAGCAGGGAGGCGTCCGTCCAGTTTTAATCATTCAAAACGATATTGGTAACCGGTTTAGTCCAACTGTCATCGTTGCTGCGATAACGGCTCAGATTCAAAAGGCAAAATTGCCGACTCATGTCGAGATTGACGCTAAGCGCTATGGGTTTGAACGGGATTCTGTCATTTTGCTTGAGCAAATCCGTACCATAGATAAACAGAGACTAACGGACAAAATTACTCATCTTGATGATGAAATGATGGATAAAGTGGACGAAGCCTTGCAGATAAGCCTCGGACTTATTGATTTTTAATCAAATACCCAAAAATAAAAAGGAAGTTGCTATGTCCGGCAGCTTCCTTTTTATTTATAATGAAATTAACAAGATCAGGCCCGCTATGCCGGCGTTACGTGGAGACCCCACAACTTGGAAACAAAGTTTTATCGACACATTCCTTTTGTTTGTTTACATAAATAGGTATAATATGATCAGTATAAATAGAATTGATTTAGGGAATAGGGGGGGATTAACATGAATCGGGAAACAAATCCGATATCGGCATTTTTACGACAGAATCAGTCAGAAATAGCAGATGAATGGGTTGAAGGTCTCAAGGAGCTTGATGACCGGAAATATTCAGAGCTCATGTCTGAATCTGCTTATATAAATACAGCTCAGGAGTTTATAGCCATCCTGCTGCAGTATATGGAAGGCTCCAAAGAAGATCTTGGACAGTCCGTGTCTGATTTTTCATCACGCCTCGTTCAGGCAGGCTGGTCACTGACGTTTATTACGAAGGGCATCAAACAGCTGGGGCTTATCCTGTTCGATAAGATGACCCGGGATGCCTCTGAAGCAGATAAAATGCAATTGGTATGGGAATTTGATCAGAAATTCTCTCCGATTACAGAAGAGCTTCTTTTAGAATATGCATCGTCGTGGGAGAGAACGGTTTCCCTTCAAAAAATTGCCCTGCAAGAATTATCCGCCCCGTTAATCCCTGTATTTGAACATATAACAGTCATGCCGCTTGTAGGGACGATTGATACAGAGAGAGCGAAACGCATTATGGAAAATCTGCTTGATGGAGTAGTGAAGCACCGCTCTCAAGTGGTATTAATCGATATTACCGGTGTTCCGGTCGTTGATACAATGGTGGCTCATCATATTATTCAGGCATCTGAAGCGGTTCGTCTTGTAGGCGCAAAATGCCTTCTTGTCGGAATTCGCCCTGAAATTGCCCAGACGATTGTTAATCTTGGGATTAATTTAAGCCAGATTACCACGAAGAACTCGCTTCAGAAGGGCATTGAAGCCGCATTGGAAATGACGAACAGAAATATCGTTTCAACGGAGGAATTAAAATGAGAACGCCTAGAATACCCATCCTTAAACTAAAGGATTGCCTGCTCATTTCAATCCAATGGGAACTGGACGATCAAACCGCTTTGCAATTTCAGGAGGATTTGCTTCACAAAATTCATGAAACAGGCGCAAATGGCGTCGTCATTGATTTGACTTCTGTTGATGTGATTGATTCGTTCATTGCAAAAGTACTTGGAGATGTCATCAGTATGTCTAAGCTAATGGGGGCAGCCGTGGTTCTCACGGGTATTCAGCCTGCAGTTGCCATAACCTTGATTGAACTTGGCATACAGCTTGAAGATGTGAAGACAGCACTAGATTTAGAAAAAGGATTAGAGACGCTTCAGCAGGAATTGGGGGAATAGCTAATGGACAACCAATCCTGCGTGAAAATAGTGACGGAATGGGATATCGTTGCAGCCCGCCAGCTTGGGCGGAATGTAGCGAAAGAGCTTGGGTTCGGAACTGTGGACCAGGCGAGAATCACCACCGCCATATCTGAATTGGCGAGAAATATATATTTATATGCTGGCCAGGGTCAGCTTTGCATTGAACAGATTGAAGAGTACGGAAAAAGAGGACTGAAAATAATAGCCATTGATAGTGGTCCTGGAATTCCTGACATCCGAAAAGTAATGGAAGACGGCTTTTCGACCTCAGGAGGACTTGGTGCCGGATTGCCAGGTGTGAAACGGCTGATGGATGAATTTAACATTCAGTCTGCTGCTGGAGAAGGGACCGATATTAGAGCGGTCAAATGGCTTCGCTAGGAGGCTGGCCTTATGGAATTCAAGGAAGTTGTAGAAACGAAATATAGAGAATTGCTTCATAACTATATAAAAGAATTAACGGAAACAGCATTGTACCAGGGGCAGAAATTCAGCAGACAAACCCTGCAGCAGCAAATTCCGCCGGAGGAAATCGTGAGCATTCACCGCAAGGTTCTTCAGGAACTGTACCCTGACCTTCAGGATGATGTGCTGAACTCTCTTGATTTTCTTCTTGAGGTGATGATGGGCTACGGACTTGCTTACCAGGAACATCAAATCTTAAGGGACAAGCAGCTGGAAATAAAGTCGGAGATTGAAATTGCAGCGAATGTCCAGCAGACACTGCTCGAAACGAAGATTCCTGTTTGTGATGCGCTTGATATTGGGGCTGTAAGCATTCCTTCCAAGCAGATGAATGGTGATTACCATCATTTTGTCCAGGATGACAATCATATCAGCATCGCGCTGGCCGATGTGATTGGAAAAGGAATCCCGGCGGCCCTGTGCATGTCGATGATCAAATACACCATGGACAGCCTTCCGGAATCCAGGAAGGATCCTGGATTCGTATTGGAGAACCTTAACCGGGTCGTTGAACAGAACGTTGACCCGAGTATGTTTATTACGATGTTTTACGGGATGTATGATTTGGAGAGCCATTTGTTTTCTTTTGCATCTGCGGGTCATGAGCCTGGTTTTTATTACTCAAAGCAAGAAGATACTTTTCACGACCTGGATGCCAGGGGGCTGGTTCTCGGAATAGACCAGAACGTGAAGTATAAACAATACGATAAAAAAGTAGAGTCAGGGGACATGATTGTCCTTTTATCTGACGGTGTTTCCGAAAGCAGATCCGAAGATGGGTTTGTTGAGAGATATGCAATTACGGATTTGATTAAAAAATATGAGCATTTGCCTGCTCAGAAAATTGCAGATACCATCTATCAGGAGTTCTTGTCCATGCAGGGTTTTCAGCTTAGGGATGATTTTACCTTTATTATTATCCGGAGAAATGTTTAATAGTAATTGGCAAAGGGTAGGAAACTAGTAGCATAAATCGTACTTGTCTGAGGTGAATATTAATGAATTTAAAAACAACGATTGAAAATATGGATCAGATTACAAAAGTAACTGTTGCAGGGGAAATAGATGCCTATACAGCACCAAAACTAAGAGAAGAGCTGCTTCCGCTTGCGGAACAAAGCAGCCCGCAGCTGATTATCAGTCTTCGCGACGTTTCGTATATGGATAGCACAGGGCTTGGAGTATTCGTCGGTCTTTTGAAGAACGTAAGAAAGAACGACGGGGAACTGCGTCTTGTTGAGCTTTCCGACCGTCTGGAAAGACTGTTTACAATCACAGGTCTTAATGACATCATCGACATTTCATCAAAAGCAGAGGGTGGGGTACAATGAATTCTGTAGTGGATTACATTGAAATGAAAATTCCTGCGAGACCTGAATATGTAGGCATTGTCCGCCTTACGCTTTCAGGAATCGCCAGCCGCATGGGTTATTCGTATGATGAAATTGAAGATTTGAAGATCGCAACGAGCGAAGCCTGCACAAATGCTGTGCAGCATGCATATAAGAACGTGGATAAAGGTGAAGTAACCATTGGTTTTGGCTTATATGAAGACCGGCTTGAAGTAATGGTATCAGATACTGGGCAAAGCTTTAATTTTGAAGAGAAGAAAAAGGAACTGGGACCTTATTCTTCAAATTCCAGTGTAGATTCCTTGCCGGAAGGAGGGTTAGGCCTTTACTTGATGGAAACGCTCATGGATGAGGTCCGTGTGCAGATCAGCACTGGAGTCACCGTATTTTTAACCAAGTTCTTGAATGGGGAGCGGGTGAACCATGACACAACCGTCACAAACTACGAAGCTAACTAAGGAACAAGTAAATGATCTCATCACCGCTTACCAGCAGACACAGGACGATCAGGCTCAGACCGATTTGGTTCATCACTACAGGGGTCTCGTTGAGACACTTGCCAAAAAATATTCACGGGGAAAAAGCTTCCACGAGGATTTGCTTCAAGTAGGAATGATTGGGCTTCTGGGCGCGATTAGAAGGTACGATTCTGAAGTGGGAAAATCCTTTGAAGCTTTTGCCATTCCGACCATTATTGGAGAAATCAAGAGATTTCTTCGTGATAAAACATGGAGTGTCCATGTTCCCCGGAGAATTAAAGAGCTGGGGCCTAAAATAAAGGCAGCTGTAGATGAATTGACAAACAACCTGCAGCGTTCGCCAAAAGTGTATGAAATAGCCGAGTATCTCGAAGTGACAGAGGAAGAAGTGCTGGAGACAATGGAGATGGGGAAAAGCTACCAGGCTCTATCAGTCGACCACTCAATTGAAGCGGATCCTGATGGCAGTACGGTAACGATCCTTGATATTGTCGGCTCTCAGGACGATGGATATGAACGGGTTAACCAGCGGATGATGCTGGAGAGTGTCCTCCATGTTTTGTCTGAGAGAGAAAAGCAGATTATCCAGCTTACATTTATCGAGAACAAAAGCCAGAAGGAAGCCGGAGAAGAACTTGGGATTTCCCAGATGCATGTTTCCAGGCTTCAGAGAAGAGCGATTCATAAGCTGAAAGAAGCCCTGGCTGCCGATAAATCAGTGGAGTATTATCAATGATCGAGAGAGAAACAAATGATCGAATCCGCGCTTTAGCTTTTCAGCAGCAGAAAAAAGGAAAGGTCCTCTGCGGAGACAGCTTTTTCATGAAAACGGCAGATGATTATTTCGTTTGTACGCTCGCAGACGGACTTGGGAGCGGAGAGCTCGCACATGAATCCTCACAGGCGATCAGCGACATCGTAGAAGCCTATCACGAGGAAGATGTAAACCAGCTCCTGATCCGGTGCAACCAAGCCTTGAAAGAAAAGCGCGGTGCAACAGTGTGTATTTTCAAAATGACTTTTGCAGATCAGCGTTTAGCCTATGGATCAGTTGGAAATATACGTTTCGTCATGTACAATCCTGCAGGAGACTTCGTATATCCTCTGCCCGTCCTCGGATACATGTCAGGCAAACCTCAAAAATTCAAAATCGGCTCATATGCATACCAAACAGGTGCAAAATTTATTGTCCATTCGGATGGCTTGAAAATCTCGGCTGTTAAATCGCTGCTGAGAGATCATCAATCGGTAGAGAATATTTCAGAAGCATTAGAACCGTATACCCTTGATCGGGATGACGATCTTACTTATATAGTCGGTCAAATTTTTTAAGATTCCATTAAAAAAGTTGACCGGCTATTTATTTTGGTTTTTTTAAAAGAAGGCTATGCTAATGCAGGATGATGGTTTACTTTGAGTGGAATGGGAAGCGGCTGCTTGCTTACTGAAAACGCCTGTTTAAAAAGCGCCAAAGAAAAAGTCTGCCCTTGCAGAACCGTTGAAATCTAACGGCTATGTTTAATGGGGGGAGTCTTAAAACAGAAAGTCTCCGTCCGGCTTTTTCATTACGCTGTAATGTGCGGTTCATTTTTTGATATGATGGATACATCTCGCTAATCGGAGGATGTTTAGGATGGAAAAGGAAAATCAGGATCAATTATTAAAATCACTGACTGAAAACGTGAAAATTCCTTACAAACAAGTAAAAAGTGTGATTGACCTTATTGAAGAAGGAAATACAGTGCCTTTTATTGCCCGCTATCGTAAAGAGATGACCGGGGCACTCGACGAGGTTCAAATTCGGGATATTTCTGAAGCGTGGCAGTACATGCTTAACTTGGAGGGCAGAAAAACTGAGGTCATCCGCCTAATTGAAGAACAGGGAAAATTAACAGATGAGTTAAGAAAAGAAATCACCTCTTCCGTAAAACTTCAGCAAGTAGAGGACTTATATAGACCGTATAAACAAAAAAGGAGAACGAAGGCCACTGCTGCAAAAGAGAAGGGGCTAGAGCCGCTGGCACAGTGGCTGATGAGCCTTCCTGCTTCGGGAAGTCCTGAGGAAAAGGCTGAATCCTTTATTAACCCGGATAAAGGGGTGGAAACCGCGGATGATGCTCTTCAGGGAGCAAAAGACATTGCAGCTGAAAAAATTGCGGATGAACCGGCCTACCGCAAGTGGATTCGGGAACAGACCTTTAAAAAGGGTATGTTGGCAACGACTGTAAAGGACAAAGAGAAGGACGAAAAAAATGTCTTTGAGATGTACTATGAATATGAAGAACCTGTCCATAAGGCAGCGCCGCATCGTGTATTAGCGATGAACCGGGGTGAAAAGGAGGACATCCTTCGCATTGCCATTAAACCTCCTGCCGAGCAGATTGTGGCCTATTTGATTAGGCAAGAGCTTGGCTCAAAGCATACGACCGCTAAGCAGCTGATGGAAGAGGCGATTGAAGACGCATATAAACGGCTGATCGAACCATCAATTGAGAGAGAAATCCGGAAGGAATTAACGGAGAAGGCAGACGCCCAGGCAATTCATATTTTCTCCGAAAACCTGAGGAATCTTCTTTTGCAGCCGCCTTTAAAAGGAAGAGTCGTATTGGGGCTCGATCCTGCATACAGAACAGGATGCAAGCTTGCTGTTGTAAGTGAAACCGGGAAGGTTGAGCATATCGGTGTGATCTATCCCCACCCGCCTGTAAATAAGAGAGAAGAAGCGCTGAAAACCATTCTGAAGCTGATTGAGACGCATAAAGTCGAGGTAATAGCTGTAGGGAACGGAACGGCATCAAGAGAAAGTGAACAGCTTGTGGCTGATGCGATTCAGCAGTCCGGAAAGGATTTGGCGTATCTCATTGTAAATGAAGCGGGAGCGAGTGTTTACTCTGCATCCGATTTAGCAAGGGAAGAGTTCCCGGATCTAAAGGTTGAGGAAAGAAGTGCGGTCTCTATCGCAAGAAGACTTCAGGATCCTCTAGCTGAGCTTGTGAAAATTGATCCGAAGTCTGTTGGGGTCGGCCAATATCAGCATGATGTCAGTCAGAAAAACCTGAATGATTCTCTGACATTCGTGGTAGAAACGGTAGTAAACCGTGTGGGAGTCAATGTCAATACGGCCTCGCCCGCCCTTCTCCAATATGTATCAGGCTTATCTAAAACCGTCGCGCAAAATATCGTGAAGAAGCGGGAAGAGTTAGGGAAAATTACAAGCAGGACACAGCTTAAGGGGATTCCGAGATTAGGAGCTAAAACCTATGAACAGGCCGTAGGCTTCCTTCGGATTATGGACGGGGAACAGCCGCTTGACCGTACATCCATTCACCCTGAGAGCTATAAAGAAGTAGCTTCCCTTTTAAAGCATCTAAATGCCTCCCCGGAGGATCTGGGTACAGAAGGCTTAAAGGAAAAAATTAAAAATCTTGATATAAAAGAGGCGGCTGAACAATTTGGTATAGGTGAGCTGACCCTGAAGGATATTTGTGATGCTCTCATTCAGCCTGGGCGGGATCCCCGGGATGAAGTGGCGAAACCATTGCTGAAGAAAAATGTCCTGAAGCTCGAGGATTTAAGCAAAGGCCTTGAACTGCAAGGAACAGTAAGGAACGTGGTCGACTTTGGCGCATTCGTCGATATTGGAGTGAAGCAGGACGGCCTCGTTCATATATCCAAATTAAGCAGGCAGTATGTAAAGCACCCGCTGGATGTGGTCAGTGTAGGTGATGTCGTAACCGTTTGGGTGGACTCTGTTGACGTAAATAAAGGACGGGTATCGCTGACAATGCTGTCTGAATAAACATTGCAAGATGAAAACACTGCTTCGGTTTAGCAGTGTTTTTTTCTGTAAAAATACCAGCACTGATTCAGCAGCTTAATCTGATAGCAATTTTTCTCGTGAAAAGCACGCATCATCTGATTTTTTAACCATGACGGCATTGCTCATGCCTCCTTAATCGTTATAATGGAGTGAGGGTATTAGCTAATGTATGCAATGGATAAATGTCCTGTTCTTTAAACAAGACTGGGATTAGAAAGGTGCTGCAGGCATGGATCAGCAAGAGCTCCAAACGATGGTGGAAGAAATCTCTTCCAGTTGTTTTAATAAATCATTTACCCATAAAGCGGTCTTCAATAACAGATTAAGGTCAACCGGAGGGAGGTACATGCTGTCTTCCCACAATATTGAAATCAATCCGAAGCATGTTGAGGAGCATGGAGAGAATGAATTGAAAGGGATCATTAAGCACGAACTCTGTCACTACCATCTTCATCTTGAAGGAAGAGGGTACCGCCACCGGGACAGGGAATTTAGACAGCTGCTTGCTGAAGTAGGAGCTCCCCGTTTTTGCACTCCTATTAAAAAGACGCAAAAACAAAAAACGATTCACTTGTACGCATGCACAGCCTGTTTCACGCGATTTGAGAGAAAAAGGAGGATGGACACAAAAAAGTATGTGTGCGGAAAGTGCGGCGGCTCCATAAAACAAGTAATTTAAGTGTTGACGGCATAAATAATCTATGGTAAATTATAAAAGCCGTCGTGAGAGACAGGCTAAGCAAGAAAATTAAATGAATAATGACATTGACTTTGAGTCATAATTTATCTATAATTAAGAAAGTCTGTTGTTTATTATTCCGCAGTAGCTCAGTGGTAGAGCTATCGGCTGTTAACCGATCGGTCGCAGGTTCGAGTCCTGCCTGCGGAGCCATATTATATTTATCAGCACACAGATGGGGAAGTACTCAAGTGGCTGAAGAGGCGCCCCTGCTAAGGGTGTAGGTCGCGTAAGCGGCGCGAGGGTTCAAATCCCTCCTTCTCCGCCATCTATTCATACGGCCCGTTGGTCAAGCGGTTAAGACACCGCCCTTTCACGGCGGTAACACGGGTTCGAATCCCGTACGGGTCATTTTTTATTTTAGGACAACTATTCTATTAGGGTTCTAAACAGGCGTAACCAACACTCAGCATAGTAAAATGCAAGAGGGTTGGGAGGAGCAAGCAGTGCCAGGAGTCGAAGAAACGACCACCGGAACGCACACAGGTGCGTGAGGATGGGAGTGAGTGAAGACGACAACGCAATGCACCGCTCATCGCAAGCCGAAACCAGCATTCAACCAAAGTGAAATACAAGAGGGTTGAGAGGAGCAAGCAGTGCTAGGAGTCGAAGGAGCGACCACCGGAGCGCACACAAGTGCGTGAGGATGGGAGTGAGTGAAGACGACAACGCAATGCACCGCTCATCGCAAGCCGAAATCCATGGAGGATTAGCTCAGCTGGGAGAGCATCTGCCTTACAAGCAGAGGGTCGGCGGTTCGATCCCGTCATCCTCCACCAGAGACACTTTTATTTTTGGGCTATAGCCAAGCGGTAAGGCAACGGACTTTGACTCCGTCATGCGTTGGTTCGAATCCAGCTAGCCCAGCCATCCGAGCC is a window encoding:
- the ndoA gene encoding type II toxin-antitoxin system endoribonuclease NdoA, whose product is MIVKRGDVYFADLSPVVGSEQGGVRPVLIIQNDIGNRFSPTVIVAAITAQIQKAKLPTHVEIDAKRYGFERDSVILLEQIRTIDKQRLTDKITHLDDEMMDKVDEALQISLGLIDF
- a CDS encoding STAS domain-containing protein, yielding MNRETNPISAFLRQNQSEIADEWVEGLKELDDRKYSELMSESAYINTAQEFIAILLQYMEGSKEDLGQSVSDFSSRLVQAGWSLTFITKGIKQLGLILFDKMTRDASEADKMQLVWEFDQKFSPITEELLLEYASSWERTVSLQKIALQELSAPLIPVFEHITVMPLVGTIDTERAKRIMENLLDGVVKHRSQVVLIDITGVPVVDTMVAHHIIQASEAVRLVGAKCLLVGIRPEIAQTIVNLGINLSQITTKNSLQKGIEAALEMTNRNIVSTEELK
- a CDS encoding SprT family protein; translated protein: MDQQELQTMVEEISSSCFNKSFTHKAVFNNRLRSTGGRYMLSSHNIEINPKHVEEHGENELKGIIKHELCHYHLHLEGRGYRHRDREFRQLLAEVGAPRFCTPIKKTQKQKTIHLYACTACFTRFERKRRMDTKKYVCGKCGGSIKQVI
- the sigB gene encoding RNA polymerase sigma factor SigB, with amino-acid sequence MTQPSQTTKLTKEQVNDLITAYQQTQDDQAQTDLVHHYRGLVETLAKKYSRGKSFHEDLLQVGMIGLLGAIRRYDSEVGKSFEAFAIPTIIGEIKRFLRDKTWSVHVPRRIKELGPKIKAAVDELTNNLQRSPKVYEIAEYLEVTEEEVLETMEMGKSYQALSVDHSIEADPDGSTVTILDIVGSQDDGYERVNQRMMLESVLHVLSEREKQIIQLTFIENKSQKEAGEELGISQMHVSRLQRRAIHKLKEALAADKSVEYYQ
- a CDS encoding anti-sigma regulatory factor, with product MDNQSCVKIVTEWDIVAARQLGRNVAKELGFGTVDQARITTAISELARNIYLYAGQGQLCIEQIEEYGKRGLKIIAIDSGPGIPDIRKVMEDGFSTSGGLGAGLPGVKRLMDEFNIQSAAGEGTDIRAVKWLR
- the cmpA gene encoding cortex morphogenetic protein CmpA, giving the protein MPSWLKNQMMRAFHEKNCYQIKLLNQCWYFYRKKHC
- the rsbW gene encoding anti-sigma B factor RsbW — translated: MNSVVDYIEMKIPARPEYVGIVRLTLSGIASRMGYSYDEIEDLKIATSEACTNAVQHAYKNVDKGEVTIGFGLYEDRLEVMVSDTGQSFNFEEKKKELGPYSSNSSVDSLPEGGLGLYLMETLMDEVRVQISTGVTVFLTKFLNGERVNHDTTVTNYEAN
- a CDS encoding PP2C family protein-serine/threonine phosphatase; this encodes MEFKEVVETKYRELLHNYIKELTETALYQGQKFSRQTLQQQIPPEEIVSIHRKVLQELYPDLQDDVLNSLDFLLEVMMGYGLAYQEHQILRDKQLEIKSEIEIAANVQQTLLETKIPVCDALDIGAVSIPSKQMNGDYHHFVQDDNHISIALADVIGKGIPAALCMSMIKYTMDSLPESRKDPGFVLENLNRVVEQNVDPSMFITMFYGMYDLESHLFSFASAGHEPGFYYSKQEDTFHDLDARGLVLGIDQNVKYKQYDKKVESGDMIVLLSDGVSESRSEDGFVERYAITDLIKKYEHLPAQKIADTIYQEFLSMQGFQLRDDFTFIIIRRNV
- a CDS encoding anti-sigma factor antagonist; its protein translation is MNLKTTIENMDQITKVTVAGEIDAYTAPKLREELLPLAEQSSPQLIISLRDVSYMDSTGLGVFVGLLKNVRKNDGELRLVELSDRLERLFTITGLNDIIDISSKAEGGVQ
- a CDS encoding STAS domain-containing protein translates to MRTPRIPILKLKDCLLISIQWELDDQTALQFQEDLLHKIHETGANGVVIDLTSVDVIDSFIAKVLGDVISMSKLMGAAVVLTGIQPAVAITLIELGIQLEDVKTALDLEKGLETLQQELGE
- a CDS encoding Tex family protein, translating into MEKENQDQLLKSLTENVKIPYKQVKSVIDLIEEGNTVPFIARYRKEMTGALDEVQIRDISEAWQYMLNLEGRKTEVIRLIEEQGKLTDELRKEITSSVKLQQVEDLYRPYKQKRRTKATAAKEKGLEPLAQWLMSLPASGSPEEKAESFINPDKGVETADDALQGAKDIAAEKIADEPAYRKWIREQTFKKGMLATTVKDKEKDEKNVFEMYYEYEEPVHKAAPHRVLAMNRGEKEDILRIAIKPPAEQIVAYLIRQELGSKHTTAKQLMEEAIEDAYKRLIEPSIEREIRKELTEKADAQAIHIFSENLRNLLLQPPLKGRVVLGLDPAYRTGCKLAVVSETGKVEHIGVIYPHPPVNKREEALKTILKLIETHKVEVIAVGNGTASRESEQLVADAIQQSGKDLAYLIVNEAGASVYSASDLAREEFPDLKVEERSAVSIARRLQDPLAELVKIDPKSVGVGQYQHDVSQKNLNDSLTFVVETVVNRVGVNVNTASPALLQYVSGLSKTVAQNIVKKREELGKITSRTQLKGIPRLGAKTYEQAVGFLRIMDGEQPLDRTSIHPESYKEVASLLKHLNASPEDLGTEGLKEKIKNLDIKEAAEQFGIGELTLKDICDALIQPGRDPRDEVAKPLLKKNVLKLEDLSKGLELQGTVRNVVDFGAFVDIGVKQDGLVHISKLSRQYVKHPLDVVSVGDVVTVWVDSVDVNKGRVSLTMLSE
- a CDS encoding PP2C family serine/threonine-protein phosphatase, translated to MIERETNDRIRALAFQQQKKGKVLCGDSFFMKTADDYFVCTLADGLGSGELAHESSQAISDIVEAYHEEDVNQLLIRCNQALKEKRGATVCIFKMTFADQRLAYGSVGNIRFVMYNPAGDFVYPLPVLGYMSGKPQKFKIGSYAYQTGAKFIVHSDGLKISAVKSLLRDHQSVENISEALEPYTLDRDDDLTYIVGQIF